A genomic region of Salinibacterium sp. NK8237 contains the following coding sequences:
- a CDS encoding DNA alkylation repair protein encodes MSSPTAQQHHDEVLGALSALARETEISPKRGELVRADRRSGYAYFGLRTPDRRRRVAAGFSFTDQDSASVLAAWDGIWNLANNGDVMFAALDFYRHRIGSRRWTAADGAELWSTTVGWIGRIDNWAHADDLARLYSFALADQPELVYPTLEEWSRSDSEWQRRIAMVSLIHYSGKNAVFMPIDPCLQLLANCVDDRRKTVSSALGWVLRELLAVHPDAVRAFLATHSASMPRPAIRRATERLPQPERDRVRASLA; translated from the coding sequence GTGAGCTCCCCCACAGCGCAGCAGCACCACGACGAAGTACTCGGTGCGCTTTCCGCGCTCGCCCGCGAAACGGAGATCTCGCCCAAGCGCGGTGAACTCGTGCGGGCCGATCGCCGCTCCGGCTACGCCTACTTCGGTCTGCGCACGCCAGACCGCCGCCGCCGAGTTGCGGCTGGCTTCTCGTTCACCGACCAGGATTCGGCATCCGTCCTCGCTGCATGGGATGGGATCTGGAACCTCGCCAACAACGGCGATGTGATGTTTGCGGCGCTCGATTTCTATCGGCACCGGATCGGTTCACGCCGTTGGACCGCGGCTGACGGCGCCGAACTCTGGAGCACCACCGTCGGCTGGATCGGGCGCATCGACAACTGGGCTCACGCCGATGACCTGGCTCGGCTGTATTCGTTCGCGCTGGCCGACCAGCCAGAACTCGTGTATCCGACACTCGAGGAGTGGAGCCGTTCCGACAGCGAATGGCAACGGCGTATCGCGATGGTGAGCCTCATCCACTACAGCGGCAAGAACGCCGTCTTCATGCCGATCGACCCGTGCCTTCAGTTGCTCGCGAACTGCGTGGACGACCGGCGCAAGACCGTCTCGAGCGCGCTCGGTTGGGTACTGCGCGAACTGCTGGCCGTGCATCCGGATGCCGTACGCGCGTTTCTGGCGACCCACTCCGCGAGCATGCCGCGGCCCGCCATTCGCCGCGCGACGGAGCGCTTGCCTCAACCCGAACGCGACCGCGTGCGCGCCTCGCTCGCTTAG
- a CDS encoding MFS transporter, protein MGRTARYLVSRNFALLWVAQATSSFGEFVLGATATVWLVLDLARNDPLLPTYVAAVVIASSAPRLFIAPFAGVWVDRWRAKPTMVWADVIRAALIVPVIAIASTGPSKQLMIGSLLCLLLGISVLSQFFNPARAALMQVVIPAERRVDASSKSMFAGLGVAVIAAALGPALFSLYGAIPALAANMLTFLVSALVIAQTRNLAVIPISEPEIASFWSRFRSGIVTAWRVRSIRMVLIGVGLYGVSLGINNAVLSLFALETLRLSAAEYGMVAASFSLGGLIGAAFAAPLVRKVGSERLFPSVIVALGLCYFGYAFTRDFWSAAGMMLLCGVGFAVYLVAQGPILQASTPPGFMGRVTAVSVPILGLSSTLSTVISSQLLSYASVRAADAGSSLDPRAYAIAIAAGATVLCIGGVVMTLGAHQEPRKTASWVSSPERPS, encoded by the coding sequence GTGGGCAGGACAGCGCGATATCTAGTTAGTAGAAACTTTGCGTTGCTGTGGGTGGCGCAAGCCACTTCGTCGTTTGGGGAATTCGTTCTCGGCGCCACAGCCACGGTGTGGCTGGTGCTCGATCTCGCCCGCAACGACCCGTTGCTTCCTACTTATGTCGCGGCTGTTGTGATCGCTTCCTCGGCGCCTCGGCTTTTCATTGCTCCGTTTGCCGGAGTCTGGGTCGATCGTTGGCGCGCGAAGCCCACAATGGTCTGGGCCGACGTGATTCGCGCTGCACTGATCGTTCCCGTCATCGCGATTGCGAGCACTGGCCCTAGCAAGCAACTGATGATTGGCTCGCTGCTCTGTTTGTTGCTGGGTATCTCGGTGCTTTCGCAGTTCTTCAATCCGGCACGCGCCGCGCTGATGCAAGTAGTGATCCCCGCCGAACGTCGAGTGGATGCCTCGAGCAAGAGCATGTTCGCAGGCTTAGGCGTCGCGGTCATTGCTGCTGCGCTCGGCCCGGCGCTCTTTTCCCTCTACGGTGCTATCCCTGCCTTGGCCGCGAACATGCTGACCTTCCTTGTCTCCGCACTCGTAATCGCGCAGACTCGAAACCTCGCGGTGATCCCGATCTCAGAACCCGAAATCGCATCATTTTGGTCGCGTTTTCGCAGCGGGATCGTCACGGCCTGGCGCGTGCGTTCGATAAGGATGGTTCTCATCGGCGTTGGGCTCTACGGCGTCTCGCTGGGGATAAACAATGCGGTGCTGTCCCTTTTCGCTCTCGAAACACTTCGCCTCAGCGCTGCCGAATATGGAATGGTCGCCGCAAGCTTTTCGCTTGGAGGCCTCATCGGAGCTGCGTTCGCTGCGCCGCTGGTGCGCAAGGTGGGCAGTGAGCGACTTTTTCCTAGCGTGATCGTCGCTCTTGGTCTCTGCTATTTCGGTTATGCCTTCACGCGGGATTTCTGGTCAGCAGCAGGGATGATGCTGCTCTGTGGTGTTGGATTTGCGGTCTATCTGGTTGCGCAGGGGCCCATTTTGCAAGCCTCAACACCGCCGGGATTTATGGGGCGAGTTACGGCAGTGAGCGTACCTATTCTTGGCCTCTCGTCTACCCTTTCCACCGTGATTTCGTCGCAGCTTCTCTCGTACGCCTCAGTGCGCGCTGCCGATGCTGGGTCAAGTTTGGACCCGCGGGCGTATGCGATCGCCATTGCGGCAGGCGCGACTGTGCTGTGCATTGGTGGGGTAGTTATGACACTTGGCGCCCACCAAGAACCGAGGAAAACAGCGTCCTGGGTTTCGTCCCCTGAGCGGCCGAGCTAA